The proteins below are encoded in one region of Mesoplasma melaleucae:
- the tsaD gene encoding tRNA (adenosine(37)-N6)-threonylcarbamoyltransferase complex transferase subunit TsaD produces MKILAIESSCDEFSISIIDDGKILTNIISSQIEQHVNFGGVVPELAARLHLENISWVIKAALDTTNTKVETIDYVAYTEKPGLIGSLIIGRLVAETIASYINKPLMPLHHIEGHIYGASIENEFIYPVLAMVVSGGHTQIEIVNSPNDFKVVGTTLDDAIGECYDKVARVIGLEYPGGPKLDKLAKEGNQTAFKFPISKNDESYDFSYSGLKTAVINLIHNLNQKNEEIPVADIAASFQYAATKIVETKLAKAIEEFKPKTLTVAGGVSANSEIRKIIIELGQKYGISNTFVPKMEYCTDNAAMIAKLAYEKLKISK; encoded by the coding sequence ATGAAAATATTAGCGATTGAATCAAGTTGTGATGAGTTTTCAATTTCAATAATTGATGATGGAAAAATATTAACAAATATTATTTCATCACAAATAGAACAACACGTTAATTTTGGTGGTGTTGTTCCTGAATTAGCTGCAAGATTACATCTAGAAAATATTTCTTGAGTTATTAAAGCAGCATTAGATACAACAAATACAAAAGTTGAAACAATAGATTATGTTGCATATACTGAAAAACCAGGTTTAATTGGGTCTTTAATTATTGGAAGACTAGTTGCTGAAACAATTGCCAGCTACATTAACAAACCATTAATGCCTTTACACCATATTGAAGGTCATATTTATGGAGCATCTATTGAAAATGAATTTATATATCCTGTTTTAGCCATGGTTGTTAGTGGTGGTCATACACAAATTGAAATTGTTAATTCACCTAATGATTTTAAAGTGGTTGGAACTACGTTAGATGATGCAATTGGAGAATGTTATGACAAAGTTGCAAGAGTAATTGGATTAGAATATCCTGGTGGACCTAAGCTTGATAAACTAGCTAAAGAAGGTAATCAAACAGCTTTTAAGTTTCCTATTTCAAAAAATGATGAAAGTTATGACTTTTCATATTCAGGATTAAAAACAGCTGTAATCAATTTAATCCATAATTTAAATCAAAAGAATGAAGAAATCCCAGTAGCAGATATAGCTGCTAGTTTTCAATATGCTGCAACTAAAATTGTTGAAACAAAATTAGCAAAAGCAATTGAAGAATTTAAACCAAAAACTTTAACAGTTGCTGGTGGAGTTAGTGCTAATAGTGAAATCAGAAAAATCATTATTGAGTTAGGTCAAAAATACGGTATTTCAAATACTTTTGTTCCAAAAATGGAATATTGTACTGATAACGCAGCAATGATAGCTAAATTAGCATATGAAAAACTTAAAATCA
- a CDS encoding lipoprotein, with amino-acid sequence MVLRHFRKKGFTEMKKLIAILGAVGLIATGSSAVVSCEKTQILMEQVKQLKHLI; translated from the coding sequence ATGGTGTTACGCCATTTTAGAAAAAAAGGATTTACAGAAATGAAAAAATTAATAGCAATTTTAGGTGCTGTTGGATTAATAGCAACAGGATCTTCAGCAGTTGTTTCATGTGAAAAAACGCAGATTCTGATGGAGCAGGTAAAACAATTAAAACATCTGATTTAA
- a CDS encoding PH domain-containing protein, with translation MINKEYLSKLEIYNFNKYELLDKKEFQEVEKYFVSNEFVVDIIVGEINAFAHMILLTNKRLFTISKFIQTASQIKQFGLEQIEDVKLGVMGDTADLRMLFKNGNIFKIDYLHTEVAQKFGYNISKMYEEFIKRL, from the coding sequence ATGATAAATAAAGAATACTTAAGTAAATTAGAAATTTACAATTTTAATAAATATGAATTGTTAGACAAAAAAGAATTTCAAGAAGTTGAAAAATATTTTGTATCTAATGAATTTGTTGTTGACATTATTGTTGGGGAAATTAATGCTTTTGCCCACATGATTTTATTAACAAATAAAAGATTATTTACCATTAGTAAATTTATTCAAACAGCAAGTCAAATTAAGCAATTTGGTTTAGAACAAATTGAAGATGTTAAATTAGGGGTAATGGGTGACACTGCTGATTTAAGAATGTTGTTTAAAAACGGTAACATTTTTAAAATTGATTATTTACATACTGAAGTTGCTCAAAAATTTGGGTATAACATTTCAAAAATGTATGAAGAGTTTATTAAAAGATTATAA
- a CDS encoding DHH family phosphoesterase — MTIYKQIKDVIEKYNKIIILRHIIPDGDSYGSQLGLKELIKTNYPNKEVYAFGEEIEYLKHAGKPDEFTDESIFNEALVIVTDCGNVERIDNQNYDKGAYLLKIDHHPDATPYGDLSWVDVTYTSASEMVGDLAIQNNWEITPVAARVIYHGICTDSGRFLFGGLSPRTFEVAAKLIGTGFDVSEMYKTMYKRSFPVIALQSELIASAKVTDHKVGYVILTDELMKKYNLSYDENGKFSNLLKDIEGIDIWITFSIREDGKWRVEFRSNNLAINDLAVKWGGGGHKLASGAIIDNLDQVMQVVEDANQINNLLNDE, encoded by the coding sequence ATGACAATTTACAAACAGATTAAAGACGTTATTGAAAAATACAACAAGATAATTATTTTAAGGCATATTATTCCTGATGGTGATTCTTATGGATCACAATTAGGTTTAAAAGAATTAATTAAAACAAATTACCCAAATAAAGAAGTTTATGCATTTGGAGAAGAAATTGAATACTTAAAACATGCAGGTAAACCTGATGAATTTACAGATGAATCAATTTTTAATGAAGCATTAGTTATTGTAACTGATTGTGGTAATGTTGAAAGAATTGATAACCAAAATTATGACAAAGGTGCTTATTTACTAAAAATTGATCATCACCCAGATGCAACACCATATGGAGATTTATCTTGAGTTGATGTAACTTATACAAGTGCAAGTGAAATGGTTGGTGATTTAGCAATTCAAAACAATTGAGAAATCACTCCAGTTGCTGCTAGAGTCATTTATCATGGAATATGCACAGATAGTGGAAGATTCTTATTCGGTGGATTATCACCAAGAACATTTGAAGTAGCAGCTAAATTAATTGGAACTGGATTTGATGTTTCAGAAATGTATAAAACTATGTACAAGCGTTCATTCCCTGTAATAGCTTTACAATCAGAATTAATTGCTTCAGCAAAAGTAACAGATCATAAAGTTGGTTATGTTATTTTAACTGATGAGTTAATGAAAAAATATAATTTAAGTTATGATGAAAATGGGAAATTTTCAAACTTACTAAAAGATATTGAAGGAATTGATATTTGAATTACATTCTCTATTAGAGAAGATGGTAAATGAAGAGTTGAATTCCGTTCAAATAATTTAGCAATCAATGATTTAGCAGTTAAATGAGGCGGTGGAGGTCACAAATTGGCTTCTGGTGCTATCATTGATAATTTAGATCAAGTAATGCAAGTTGTTGAAGATGCTAACCAAATAAACAACTTGCTCAATGATGAATAA